The Methanococcoides methylutens MM1 genome has a window encoding:
- a CDS encoding chorismate mutase translates to MTAIDEVRSKIEKLDQDIISLIAERTDLAEEVLESKKEEHRSINDDTQNQVVLDRAANIATEKNLDSGAVKEIYEILIRMSIERQHELSGEGNLP, encoded by the coding sequence ATGACCGCTATAGATGAAGTTCGCAGTAAGATCGAGAAACTCGATCAGGACATTATAAGCCTGATCGCGGAAAGGACCGATCTTGCAGAAGAGGTCCTGGAAAGCAAAAAGGAAGAACACCGTTCTATCAATGATGATACACAGAACCAGGTAGTTCTTGACAGGGCAGCCAACATTGCAACCGAAAAAAACCTTGATTCCGGCGCTGTAAAAGAAATATATGAGATCCTGATCAGGATGAGCATTGAGCGCCAGCATGAACTTAGCGGGGAAGGAAACCTTCCCTGA
- a CDS encoding AIR carboxylase family protein has product MVDISILMGSESDHAIANRVTKVLDDTKYSYEVNVISAHRDPEKLENHIAASDAKVFVAIAGLSAALPGVIASKTMKPVIGVPVSAKLGGLDALLSVVQMPPGVPVASVGIDNGANAAKLAIRILDLIE; this is encoded by the coding sequence ATGGTAGACATTTCAATACTAATGGGTTCCGAGTCAGACCACGCAATCGCAAACCGTGTTACAAAGGTGCTGGATGATACAAAATATTCATATGAGGTTAATGTGATCTCCGCACACAGAGACCCGGAAAAACTTGAGAATCACATCGCTGCCAGTGATGCAAAGGTCTTCGTTGCCATTGCAGGCCTCTCAGCTGCCCTCCCGGGAGTGATCGCTTCCAAGACAATGAAACCTGTCATAGGTGTGCCTGTCAGTGCAAAGCTTGGCGGACTTGATGCATTGCTCTCTGTTGTGCAGATGCCACCGGGAGTGCCTGTTGCCAGCGTTGGTATCGATAACGGTGCAAACGCCGCAAAGCTCGCAATAAGGATACTTGACCTTATTGAATGA
- the lonB gene encoding ATP-dependent protease LonB: MDNEMTANEEAELFGEDFNTTSSIDVPELLIDQVIGQDHAVEVVKKAASQRRHVMMIGTPGTGKSMLAKAMAELLPKEELEDIMTYPNLEDNNNPKIREVPAGKGREIVLAHKMESRKKAQSRNMLMMFLVFGIVMYSFYVGQLLWGIIAAIMILMLTRQFMPKEEMMIPKLIVSNYQKEHAPYIDATGTHAGALLGDVRHDPFQSGGLETPSHDRVESGDIHKSHKGVLFIDEINTLKLESQQSLLTALQEKEYAITGQSERSSGALVKTEPVPCDFIMVAAGNLDAMEKMHPALRSRIKGYGYEVFMRDSMEDTIENRKTLVRFVAQEVVRDGHIPPFDKEAVNEVIREARRRAGRKGHLTLKFRDLGGLVRVAGDIAHSENAEVTTAKHVLAAKKIARSIEQQLADSYLERRKDYQLFTKIGASVGRVNGLAVMGGDSGIVLPIMAEVTPTQSADEGHVIATGMLKDIAKEAVQNVSAVIKNVTGENVINHDIHIQFVGTYEGVEGDSASISIATAVISAMENIPIDQTVAMTGSLSVRGDVLPIGGATYKIEAAAQAGIKKVIIPKSNEADVLIEENYKDMVEIIPVTTIAEVIEHSLVGTDKADIVEKLKKLTEMNAIPKSEMEALTGSDNV, encoded by the coding sequence ATGGACAACGAAATGACTGCTAATGAAGAAGCCGAACTTTTCGGTGAAGATTTTAACACTACAAGTTCAATAGATGTGCCTGAGTTGCTGATAGACCAGGTCATCGGGCAGGACCACGCCGTTGAAGTTGTAAAGAAAGCAGCCAGCCAAAGGCGTCATGTAATGATGATAGGTACTCCGGGTACCGGTAAATCAATGCTTGCAAAGGCAATGGCTGAACTTTTGCCAAAGGAAGAACTTGAGGATATAATGACATATCCGAATCTTGAGGACAATAATAACCCCAAGATCAGGGAAGTTCCTGCCGGAAAAGGCAGGGAGATCGTACTGGCCCACAAGATGGAATCAAGAAAAAAAGCCCAGTCACGCAACATGCTGATGATGTTCCTGGTCTTTGGTATTGTGATGTATTCCTTTTACGTCGGCCAATTACTGTGGGGTATCATTGCAGCTATCATGATACTGATGCTGACAAGACAGTTCATGCCAAAAGAAGAGATGATGATACCAAAGCTCATCGTTTCAAATTATCAGAAAGAGCACGCACCATACATCGACGCAACAGGAACACACGCTGGTGCACTTCTTGGAGATGTCAGGCACGACCCATTCCAGTCAGGCGGACTTGAGACACCTTCCCACGACAGGGTCGAGAGTGGAGACATTCACAAATCACACAAAGGTGTTCTCTTCATTGATGAGATCAACACCCTCAAACTTGAATCCCAGCAGAGCCTGCTCACAGCACTGCAGGAGAAAGAATATGCAATTACCGGCCAGTCCGAACGCAGTTCCGGTGCACTGGTAAAGACAGAGCCTGTACCATGTGATTTCATCATGGTAGCAGCAGGTAACCTGGATGCTATGGAAAAGATGCACCCTGCACTTCGCTCACGTATCAAGGGCTACGGATATGAGGTCTTCATGCGGGATTCCATGGAAGACACCATTGAAAACAGAAAAACACTGGTTCGCTTCGTAGCACAGGAAGTTGTACGCGACGGACACATCCCTCCATTCGATAAGGAAGCCGTGAACGAGGTCATAAGGGAAGCAAGAAGAAGAGCAGGCCGTAAAGGTCATCTCACACTTAAGTTCCGTGACCTTGGAGGACTTGTAAGGGTTGCAGGTGATATCGCTCACTCCGAAAATGCAGAGGTCACAACTGCAAAGCATGTCCTTGCAGCAAAGAAGATCGCACGTTCCATTGAACAACAGCTCGCAGACAGCTATCTGGAAAGGCGTAAGGACTACCAGCTCTTTACAAAGATCGGAGCATCTGTAGGAAGGGTCAACGGTCTTGCGGTCATGGGTGGAGATTCAGGAATTGTGCTTCCGATCATGGCAGAGGTCACACCAACACAATCTGCTGATGAAGGGCACGTTATCGCCACCGGTATGCTGAAAGATATTGCTAAGGAAGCTGTCCAGAACGTCTCAGCGGTCATCAAGAACGTTACCGGTGAGAACGTGATCAATCACGATATCCATATCCAGTTCGTAGGTACCTATGAAGGCGTGGAAGGTGACAGTGCATCAATATCAATCGCAACCGCTGTGATATCCGCAATGGAGAACATTCCGATAGACCAGACAGTTGCTATGACAGGTTCACTATCTGTAAGAGGAGATGTACTTCCGATCGGAGGTGCCACCTACAAGATAGAGGCTGCAGCACAGGCAGGTATCAAGAAGGTCATCATTCCAAAGTCCAACGAAGCTGACGTCCTTATTGAGGAGAACTACAAGGACATGGTCGAGATCATACCGGTTACAACCATTGCCGAAGTTATCGAACACAGCCTTGTAGGTACTGACAAAGCAGATATTGTCGAAAAGCTGAAGAAACTGACCGAAATGAACGCCATTCCTAAATCCGAAATGGAAGCGCTCACAGGAAGCGACAATGTCTGA
- a CDS encoding TldD/PmbA family protein encodes MSEVCFYDVRVIDGTSTSIVLDNGNIEEISVNYSRGCGARALCGGSWGLTTAEGNFDIKDAITSASELAGQMDTISPKEKIELKSMEAPVLKDIPVAEIDPQDIPIEEKVQLLKDIDSHAKVDGISSTSAVYSETSVKMQYINSEGIDCEYDLIRTGFAISAVASEGGVYQVGRESRFGVSGYELFEKNDVFALAESAGRTAVELLGAKAAKGGTLPVILDPELAGVFAHEAVGHASEADLVLEGSSILANRIGEQIASPLINIIDDPTLHEYGYYPFDSEGVQSSKTTLIKDGVLNSYLHSRETAAALGGTPGNCRAQGYSSPIVRMSNTYIDNGDSNFDEMLEEVKDGMYLTGSRGGQVNTGEGIFQFNAEKGYLVENGEVTTLLRDVSLSGKTLEILNNVTLVGNDLKMHSGRCGKGGQLAPVSDGSPHISISKALVGGA; translated from the coding sequence ATGTCTGAAGTTTGTTTTTACGACGTCAGGGTGATCGATGGTACATCCACCTCGATCGTCCTTGACAACGGAAATATTGAAGAGATATCTGTAAACTACAGCAGGGGTTGTGGGGCCCGGGCATTATGCGGAGGCTCCTGGGGATTAACCACAGCAGAAGGCAACTTTGACATCAAAGATGCCATCACTTCTGCTTCAGAGCTTGCAGGGCAGATGGACACAATCTCACCAAAGGAGAAAATTGAGCTCAAATCCATGGAAGCTCCTGTTCTAAAGGACATCCCCGTCGCTGAGATCGATCCACAGGATATTCCTATTGAAGAGAAGGTCCAGTTGCTGAAGGACATTGACAGCCACGCAAAAGTGGACGGTATAAGCAGCACTTCCGCAGTCTATTCTGAGACCTCTGTTAAAATGCAATACATCAATTCAGAGGGCATTGATTGCGAATATGACCTCATAAGGACCGGTTTCGCCATCAGTGCAGTAGCAAGTGAAGGCGGAGTATATCAGGTCGGCAGGGAAAGCCGTTTTGGAGTCTCCGGCTATGAGCTTTTCGAGAAGAACGACGTTTTTGCTCTCGCAGAATCAGCAGGTAGAACGGCTGTAGAGCTGCTCGGTGCAAAAGCTGCAAAGGGTGGAACACTACCCGTCATACTTGACCCTGAACTTGCAGGCGTATTTGCCCATGAGGCAGTGGGCCATGCTTCCGAAGCGGACCTTGTCCTTGAGGGAAGTTCCATACTTGCAAACCGCATAGGTGAACAGATTGCATCACCGCTTATCAACATAATAGATGACCCCACCTTACATGAATATGGTTACTATCCTTTTGATTCAGAGGGTGTACAGTCATCAAAGACCACGCTCATAAAAGATGGTGTCCTGAACTCATACCTGCATTCACGGGAAACAGCAGCAGCCCTTGGAGGAACTCCAGGGAATTGCCGTGCACAGGGATATTCATCACCTATCGTCAGGATGAGCAACACATACATCGACAACGGCGATTCTAACTTTGACGAGATGCTCGAGGAAGTAAAGGACGGAATGTATCTTACCGGCTCACGTGGTGGCCAGGTCAATACAGGAGAGGGAATATTCCAGTTCAATGCCGAGAAAGGCTATCTTGTCGAGAACGGGGAAGTAACAACATTGCTACGTGATGTATCCCTCTCCGGCAAGACACTTGAGATACTTAACAATGTAACACTGGTAGGGAACGATCTTAAGATGCATTCGGGAAGATGTGGAAAAGGCGGCCAGCTTGCACCTGTATCGGATGGTTCACCACACATCTCCATCTCAAAAGCACTGGTCGGAGGTGCCTGA
- a CDS encoding TldD/PmbA family protein gives MFDLAEKTLKIAEQLGADEAEVFIIHNRSITADLKRRTIESGKERVSEGIGIRTIVNGAVGFASTNMVERIDDAVKVAVSSARIRESDPDWTALPSNSKYPEVSGTFDKRIDEIGLDECISLTGEMINGALSIPNVNTTSGSFSTTVTRQMIMNTNGVEVVDEGTGVSGFVDVITTEGDISTAYDFEVSRSLDINTFNIGKNAAELALRSQNGMSIEPQKTNVILHPFAFSDILGNTFEPSLDADNVQKGRSSLIGKIGEKIATSELTMIDDGTLHGGIETSISDEEGTPSQRTTIIEKGVFSSYLYDSYTAGKDKTTSTGNGIRHSYASTPSIGSRNLIMEHPQSDIIDETEEGVFINTVIGAHTANAISGDFSVEARNAFTIKDGEIDKPIKSLMLSGNIFDMLSNITGAGKDIRKVGGTVTPSLKISNMSIVG, from the coding sequence ATGTTCGATCTTGCTGAAAAGACACTTAAAATAGCTGAACAACTGGGTGCCGATGAAGCCGAAGTATTCATCATTCACAACCGTTCCATCACTGCAGACCTGAAAAGGAGAACTATCGAATCAGGTAAAGAAAGGGTCAGTGAAGGAATAGGTATCCGCACTATCGTCAATGGTGCAGTCGGTTTTGCAAGCACTAACATGGTGGAGCGCATCGATGATGCTGTAAAAGTAGCCGTATCTTCTGCCAGGATAAGGGAAAGTGATCCGGACTGGACAGCCCTGCCCTCAAATTCAAAATATCCTGAAGTATCGGGGACCTTTGACAAAAGAATAGACGAGATTGGGCTTGACGAGTGTATCTCACTTACCGGAGAGATGATCAATGGTGCATTGTCCATACCAAACGTCAACACGACCTCAGGAAGCTTCTCTACAACAGTAACCAGACAGATGATAATGAACACCAACGGTGTTGAAGTGGTCGATGAAGGCACAGGAGTTTCCGGTTTCGTGGATGTGATCACAACAGAAGGAGACATCTCCACAGCCTATGACTTCGAAGTCTCACGCTCTCTTGACATTAATACTTTCAATATCGGGAAGAATGCTGCAGAGCTTGCATTAAGATCACAGAACGGCATGTCCATCGAACCGCAAAAGACAAATGTGATATTACATCCATTCGCATTCTCAGATATCCTTGGAAATACGTTCGAACCATCCCTGGATGCTGACAATGTACAGAAGGGAAGATCATCACTTATAGGGAAGATCGGTGAGAAGATCGCCACATCAGAACTTACAATGATCGACGATGGAACTCTACATGGAGGGATCGAAACCTCTATCTCCGACGAAGAAGGCACACCTTCACAGCGAACCACCATTATCGAGAAAGGGGTTTTCAGCTCTTACCTCTATGACAGTTACACTGCAGGAAAGGATAAGACCACAAGCACAGGAAATGGAATACGCCACTCCTATGCTTCCACGCCTTCAATAGGCTCACGCAACCTAATTATGGAACATCCGCAAAGCGACATCATTGATGAAACTGAGGAAGGAGTCTTTATCAATACAGTAATAGGTGCCCATACGGCAAATGCTATTTCCGGAGATTTCTCAGTAGAGGCCAGGAATGCTTTCACAATAAAGGACGGAGAAATAGACAAACCGATCAAGTCCCTTATGCTTTCAGGCAATATCTTTGACATGCTCAGCAATATAACAGGAGCTGGAAAAGATATTCGTAAGGTTGGTGGAACAGTAACGCCCTCACTGAAGATATCAAACATGAGCATTGTAGGATGA
- a CDS encoding response regulator gives MAENGRTKILVVDDEPDNVELLTAYLSYDYDIIPAYSGREALNILENLQQDLPDLVLMDIMLKDGMDGVEAADHIHVNYNIPLVYITAYADESIMQRAKLTEPFGYILKPFEESELRTNIEIALYKHEMEKKLKESQKWLTAILNNTGDAMIATDEAGYVKFMNPFAEALTGWKQDEVLGKQLKDIFYVESEETGNAVEDPVEKVMREGAFYGLASQTLLVTKSNARIPVDIIGSPIKSENDKLLGVLITFSDISERKKIENLIYKEGM, from the coding sequence ATGGCTGAGAATGGTAGAACAAAAATACTTGTTGTCGACGACGAACCTGATAATGTCGAATTACTTACTGCATACCTATCATATGATTATGATATAATTCCAGCATACAGCGGCAGGGAAGCTCTTAATATACTGGAAAATTTACAGCAGGACCTTCCGGATCTTGTCCTGATGGATATTATGCTAAAGGACGGAATGGATGGTGTGGAAGCTGCTGACCATATCCATGTCAACTACAACATCCCATTGGTCTACATCACCGCATATGCTGATGAAAGCATTATGCAAAGGGCTAAGCTGACAGAACCTTTCGGATACATACTCAAACCTTTCGAGGAAAGTGAACTCAGAACCAATATCGAGATCGCCCTCTACAAACATGAGATGGAGAAAAAACTGAAAGAGAGTCAGAAATGGCTTACTGCAATACTGAACAACACAGGCGATGCAATGATCGCCACTGATGAAGCAGGTTATGTGAAGTTCATGAACCCATTCGCAGAAGCACTTACCGGCTGGAAGCAGGATGAAGTCCTCGGAAAACAACTAAAGGACATATTCTATGTGGAAAGTGAAGAGACCGGCAATGCCGTTGAGGACCCTGTCGAGAAGGTCATGCGTGAAGGCGCTTTCTACGGACTGGCAAGCCAAACACTCCTCGTCACAAAGAGCAACGCAAGGATTCCTGTCGATATCATAGGATCTCCTATCAAAAGCGAGAACGACAAGCTGCTAGGAGTACTGATAACCTTCAGTGATATTTCCGAGAGGAAAAAGATCGAGAATCTTATCTACAAAGAAGGAATGTGA